Below is a genomic region from Atribacterota bacterium.
TAAACCAGGATGGTTCACAACAGGCTTTTACCTGTTATGTTCCCGGGAATAAAATTAAAAGTAGAGATAATAGGGAAAGAGGAAAAGAATATGGGCCAAACTGGATAGGACAGACAGATGTAGTATCAAGAATTGTATTAGGGTTTGATGGGCGAATAATAAATTTACCATTTGTACAGGATGCCAGTTCATTAACAGACCGGGAAAATGTCTTAAAACAGTTGCATAGTTTAGAATATGTAATTCAGTGGGGAACAATGACCCTGCAGGATGCAATTGATTTTTGTACATTGATGATTGAAACTACATCAGCGATTCAAAGATTTTCCGATGGGATAAAAGCCAATCCCGGTGAGCTGCCAGGGGTAGGAGGGCCGGTAGAGGTGTTGACCATTACACCTGAAGAAGGATTCAAATGGGTTCGGAGAAAAAGGATAATGGTTCATGACCATATAAGTGGTGATTAGAAATTCATCACAGATTAGAGACTGCTTTTCGAAATGAATTGCCCCTGTCAAATTCATTTACAAAAAGGCCGAAGCTGGTAGCTGCAGGAGACAGTAAAATATTTGTACCCGGTTGTGCCAGGGTATATGCCGTGTCTACTGCTTCAGCCATTGACTGTCTGACATGTATTTTCTTTTGAAATTTTTTTCCTTTTAATTTATTTATTATCATTTCTGAAGCATCATATTCCGGGTGCCTTAGAATTACAAGATGGGCAATATTATTATTGCTTATAATCGTACGGCACAAGCAATCATATTTCAATTTTTTGTCTTTTCCACCAAGAATTATAATCAAGGGTATCCCGGGAAATGATTGTACCGCAGCTGCTGCAGCTTCCGGAGTAGTAGCACAGGTATCATTGTAAAAATTAATTCCATTTAAAGTCCGTATTTTTTCCAGACGGTTGGGTACTCCCGAAAAATCTTTAATTGCCCCGGAAATATCTGATGCTGATAAATCCATGAGAAAACCAACATTAGCAGCCGCTAAAATATTACTTATGTTATGATTTCCAGGAACATGGATATTGTTGGTTTCTGAAAACTGAACCTGCCTGTTTGTATGCTTAAAAAACAATGCATTCCCTTTTAAATAAGTTCCCTGAGTAACCTCTCTTTTTGTACTGAACCAAGATATTTCAGCAGTTGTTTGTTGAGAGAGATTTCTTGTAATTGAATTATCAAAACTGGTAACCAGAATGTTAGTTCTATCCAGATATTTACAGATTATTTTTTCTGAACGGGAATATTCTTCAAAACTGTCATAACGGTCTAAGTGGTCAGGCAGAATATTAGTCAATACTGCAATCTGTGGTTTAAACTGCAGGTGTTGAATTCCTTCCAGTTGCCAGCTGGAAATTTCCAGCAGTACCAGTGTGTTTTCTTTGATTTTAGGTAATACATCAAAAACAGATATACCTATATTGCCTGCATGTACTATATCTTTTCCAGCTCGACAAAAAATATGATAAATTAAATCTGTTACAGTACTCTTGCCTTTTGTACCTCCTACGGCAATAAACTTTGTGGAAGGGCAAACTTTAAGAAATAATGATAAATCTGTTTCAATAGGAGTACCAAATTCTCTTGCTATTTGTAAGTATTTTGAATGATTTGGGACTCCCGGATTTTGAATAATCATATCTCTTCCGATAAAATCTTCTACTCTATGTCCACCCAGTACATATGTAATATCATAATCTTTTAATTCAGCCATAGTTTTCTGCAGTTCATGACTGGTTTTTAAATCAGTGACCAGCACATCTGCTCCGGAACCGGCCAGATATTTGGCAACACCCAAACCTCCACGATTTAAACCTAAACCCATTACTGTAATCTTTTTATTTTTTAAATTT
It encodes:
- the murD gene encoding UDP-N-acetylmuramoyl-L-alanine--D-glutamate ligase, with protein sequence MKKLLNLKNKKITVMGLGLNRGGLGVAKYLAGSGADVLVTDLKTSHELQKTMAELKDYDITYVLGGHRVEDFIGRDMIIQNPGVPNHSKYLQIAREFGTPIETDLSLFLKVCPSTKFIAVGGTKGKSTVTDLIYHIFCRAGKDIVHAGNIGISVFDVLPKIKENTLVLLEISSWQLEGIQHLQFKPQIAVLTNILPDHLDRYDSFEEYSRSEKIICKYLDRTNILVTSFDNSITRNLSQQTTAEISWFSTKREVTQGTYLKGNALFFKHTNRQVQFSETNNIHVPGNHNISNILAAANVGFLMDLSASDISGAIKDFSGVPNRLEKIRTLNGINFYNDTCATTPEAAAAAVQSFPGIPLIIILGGKDKKLKYDCLCRTIISNNNIAHLVILRHPEYDASEMIINKLKGKKFQKKIHVRQSMAEAVDTAYTLAQPGTNILLSPAATSFGLFVNEFDRGNSFRKAVSNL